A genome region from Streptomyces pratensis includes the following:
- a CDS encoding arylamine N-acetyltransferase family protein produces MTLDLDAYFARIGWSGERRPTVEVLRSVHRAHMLGIPFENLEPLLGSAPSLALPDLEKKLVRSERGGYCYEHNTLLAAVLTQLGFRVTLLTARVVVGAAPGDIRPRTHMLMRVDVEGEPAPYLADVGFGSHGALLEPIPLVVDAELLDTPRRHRLVHAPHDGPLEMWELQADKGGYWEPQYEFTLEPFEAPDYEVINWHIATNPRSPFQQAVYAQRTLPGLHRALSGRTLVETADDGTVEERELGDSAEVLRVLAEDFGVRLPPGTVLPD; encoded by the coding sequence ATGACACTCGACCTCGACGCCTACTTCGCCCGCATCGGCTGGTCCGGGGAGCGCCGCCCCACCGTGGAGGTGCTGCGGTCCGTGCACCGCGCCCACATGCTGGGCATCCCGTTCGAGAATCTGGAACCCCTTCTCGGCAGCGCCCCCTCCCTCGCGCTCCCGGACCTGGAGAAGAAGCTCGTCCGCAGCGAGCGCGGCGGGTACTGCTACGAGCACAACACCCTCTTGGCCGCCGTCCTGACCCAGCTCGGATTCCGGGTGACGCTGCTGACCGCGCGGGTGGTGGTGGGCGCCGCGCCCGGTGACATCAGGCCCCGTACGCACATGCTGATGCGGGTGGACGTGGAGGGTGAGCCCGCCCCCTACCTGGCCGATGTCGGCTTCGGCTCGCACGGCGCGCTGCTGGAGCCGATCCCGCTGGTGGTGGACGCCGAGCTGCTCGACACCCCGCGCCGCCACCGGCTCGTGCACGCCCCGCACGACGGCCCGCTGGAGATGTGGGAGCTACAGGCGGACAAGGGCGGCTACTGGGAGCCGCAGTACGAGTTCACCCTGGAGCCGTTCGAGGCCCCGGACTACGAGGTCATCAACTGGCACATCGCGACGAACCCGCGCTCGCCGTTCCAGCAGGCGGTCTACGCCCAGCGCACCCTGCCTGGCCTGCACAGGGCCCTGTCCGGCCGGACACTGGTGGAGACCGCCGACGACGGCACGGTCGAGGAGAGGGAGCTGGGCGACTCGGCGGAGGTACTGCGGGTGCTGGCCGAGGACTTCGGCGTACGTCTCCCCCCGGGGACAGTCCTGCCCGACTGA